The proteins below come from a single Gordonia sp. X0973 genomic window:
- a CDS encoding phosphatase PAP2 family protein → MTPDRPSPGSLVVGRPATGHLALGLVLFGLVLIGAAVFLVHPGPLGVDAVILRELIATRTPGLTTVVDGLSRLFSPAAMCGWTALIVVALVMRDRHLGRALPVLAAAAAAAAAGTVVKVAVSRPRPPEVLQVGTPEATYSFPSGHVGGTTALVVALLLVAGAGLPRLWHGLAALVAAAVIVVCAWTRLYLGVHWSSDVVGGALLGTSAALLIPPIATYLLNRIANRFPVKGLRP, encoded by the coding sequence GTGACGCCGGACCGCCCATCCCCCGGCTCCCTCGTCGTCGGCCGGCCCGCGACCGGCCACCTGGCACTGGGCCTCGTCCTGTTCGGCCTGGTCCTGATCGGTGCCGCAGTATTCCTGGTCCATCCCGGGCCGCTGGGCGTCGACGCGGTGATCCTGCGCGAGCTGATCGCCACCCGCACCCCGGGGCTGACCACCGTCGTCGACGGTCTGAGCCGACTGTTCAGTCCCGCGGCGATGTGCGGGTGGACCGCGCTGATCGTCGTCGCGCTCGTTATGCGTGACCGCCACCTCGGGCGCGCACTGCCGGTGCTGGCAGCCGCCGCGGCGGCGGCCGCCGCGGGCACCGTCGTCAAGGTCGCCGTGTCGCGGCCGCGACCGCCCGAGGTCCTGCAGGTGGGCACCCCGGAGGCGACCTACTCCTTCCCGTCCGGCCACGTCGGCGGCACCACCGCGCTCGTCGTGGCCCTGCTGCTGGTGGCGGGCGCCGGACTCCCGCGCCTCTGGCACGGGCTGGCCGCCCTTGTCGCGGCCGCCGTGATCGTCGTCTGCGCCTGGACCCGGCTGTATCTGGGCGTGCACTGGTCCAGCGACGTCGTCGGCGGCGCATTGCTGGGCACCTCGGCCGCCCTGCTGATCCCACCGATCGCGACCTACCTCCTGAACCGCATCGCCAACCGTTTCCCCGTGAAAGGACTCCGCCCATGA